A region of Plantactinospora sp. BC1 DNA encodes the following proteins:
- a CDS encoding cysteine desulfurase-like protein encodes MPFEIARVRAAYPALVEGYAHFDGAAGTQVAAPVAEAVAGTMRTAVANLSSAHIPGQRSGDLVAAARAAVADLLGATPDGVVFGPSATALTYHVARTLAQAWRPGDEVVVSRLDHDSNVRPWVQAAEATGAVVRWAEFDPETGELPAGQYADLIGPRTRLVALTAGSNAIGTVPDVAGIAAVAHAAGALVYVDGVHATPHGPTDVAALGADFYVTSAYKWSGPHVAAVVADPARWAELRPAKLLPSPDRAPDRFELGTPSFPLLAGIRAAVDHLAGLDPDATGDRRARLRAGLAAALGHEERLFDRLLQGLRGLPGVTVYGSPRHRCPTVSFRLAGQLPGQTAAALGERGVCVSAGDYYAYEYFSALGLRDSGGAVRASVYHYNTVEDVDRLLAELDRLAVSGVTDATGLVGGELLR; translated from the coding sequence ATGCCGTTCGAGATCGCCCGGGTCCGGGCCGCCTACCCCGCCCTCGTCGAGGGATACGCGCACTTCGACGGGGCCGCCGGCACCCAGGTCGCCGCTCCGGTCGCCGAGGCGGTGGCCGGCACCATGCGGACGGCGGTGGCGAACCTGAGCAGCGCACACATCCCCGGGCAGCGCTCCGGTGACCTGGTGGCAGCGGCCCGGGCGGCGGTCGCCGACCTGCTCGGGGCGACCCCGGACGGGGTGGTGTTCGGCCCGAGCGCGACCGCGCTGACCTATCACGTGGCCCGGACCCTCGCCCAGGCGTGGCGCCCCGGCGACGAGGTGGTGGTCTCCCGGCTCGACCACGACTCCAACGTCCGGCCCTGGGTGCAGGCCGCCGAGGCGACCGGCGCGGTCGTCCGGTGGGCCGAGTTCGACCCGGAGACCGGTGAACTGCCGGCCGGGCAGTACGCCGACCTGATCGGGCCGCGCACCCGGCTGGTGGCGCTCACCGCCGGCAGCAACGCCATCGGCACCGTGCCGGACGTGGCCGGGATCGCCGCCGTCGCGCACGCGGCCGGCGCGCTGGTCTACGTCGACGGGGTGCACGCCACCCCGCACGGCCCCACCGACGTCGCCGCGCTCGGCGCCGACTTCTACGTGACCAGCGCCTACAAGTGGTCCGGCCCGCACGTGGCCGCCGTCGTCGCCGACCCGGCCCGCTGGGCGGAGCTGCGCCCGGCGAAGCTGCTCCCCTCCCCCGACCGGGCACCGGACCGGTTCGAACTCGGCACGCCGAGCTTTCCGCTGCTGGCCGGGATCCGGGCCGCCGTCGACCACCTGGCCGGGCTGGACCCGGACGCCACCGGCGACCGCCGCGCCCGGCTCCGGGCCGGGCTCGCCGCCGCACTCGGCCACGAGGAGCGGCTCTTCGACCGCCTCCTCCAGGGCCTTCGCGGCCTGCCCGGGGTGACCGTCTACGGTTCGCCCCGGCACCGCTGCCCGACCGTGTCGTTCCGGCTCGCCGGCCAACTCCCGGGGCAGACCGCCGCCGCGCTCGGCGAGCGCGGGGTCTGCGTCTCGGCCGGCGACTACTACGCGTACGAGTACTTCTCGGCGCTGGGGCTGCGGGACAGTGGCGGGGCGGTCCGGGCCAGCGTCTACCACTACAACACCGTGGAGGACGTCGACCGGCTGCTCGCCGAACTCGACCGACTCGCGGTGAGCGGGGTCACCGACGCCACCGGGCTGGTTGGGGGAGAATTGCTCCGGTGA
- a CDS encoding DUF6042 family protein, producing MTPRWQRAALTPSWIRWLPCAFVYLTVVPGEPRFRRSAWSAIVPWEGSAWCDPGSVDEWVDRARRRRAGRDADDAELHARQHYAWMVRIRATRIELFAEMCRRRDLPVPHTVGELLLCLAEFGLFEVTEGDGDDPWVIPRLDRDPLEVLPLSESERELEARAQRDDQAVLVAIAIRRLAQRTRRRWRRRVVSTSLTSLAGAAGVTEEQARRSLADLGQIAELGIDAGRGGDWLRLSVPWPDFRLRFPFTELPAPEHAI from the coding sequence GTGACCCCTCGCTGGCAGCGGGCCGCCCTCACCCCGTCCTGGATCCGGTGGCTACCCTGCGCCTTCGTCTACCTCACCGTCGTACCCGGGGAACCCCGGTTCCGCCGGTCGGCCTGGTCGGCGATCGTCCCGTGGGAGGGTTCGGCGTGGTGCGATCCCGGCAGCGTCGACGAGTGGGTGGACCGGGCCCGGCGGCGCCGCGCCGGCCGGGACGCCGACGACGCCGAGCTGCACGCCCGGCAGCACTACGCCTGGATGGTCCGGATTCGCGCCACCCGGATCGAGCTGTTCGCCGAGATGTGTCGGCGACGTGACCTGCCGGTGCCGCACACCGTCGGCGAGCTGCTGCTCTGCCTGGCGGAGTTCGGCCTCTTCGAGGTGACCGAGGGCGACGGCGACGACCCGTGGGTCATCCCCCGGCTGGACCGCGACCCGCTGGAGGTGCTGCCGCTCTCCGAGTCGGAGCGGGAGCTGGAGGCCCGGGCACAGCGCGACGACCAGGCCGTACTGGTGGCGATCGCGATCCGCCGGCTGGCCCAGCGGACCCGTCGGCGGTGGCGGCGCCGGGTGGTCAGCACCAGCCTGACCAGCCTGGCCGGCGCGGCCGGGGTCACCGAGGAACAGGCCCGCCGCTCCCTCGCCGACCTCGGTCAGATCGCCGAGCTGGGCATCGACGCCGGCCGTGGCGGCGACTGGCTGCGGCTCAGCGTGCCGTGGCCGGACTTCCGGCTCCGCTTCCCGTTCACCGAACTACCCGCACCGGAACACGCCATCTAG
- a CDS encoding glycoside hydrolase family 3 protein, protein MSGTTDNLSSLAAAVLQPGFVGTTRPPDWLRRWLGEGLGGVVLFARNVVDAEQVTALTDAMRAERPDVLVAIDEEAGDVTRLESRLGSSRPGNLALGAVDDPELTEAVARDLGAELAAAGIALNYAPDADVNANPDNPVIGVRSFGAEPGLVARHTAAWVRGLQSAGVAACAKHFPGHGDTSVDSHLDVPRIAVSRARLDACELPPFRAAIDAGVQAVMTGHLLVPAIDEEWPATLSRRVLTDLLREELGFQGVVVTDAMEMRAVADRYGFAGATVRALVAGADAICVGGEHADEVDALRLRDAIVDAVLAGVLPEERLVEAAKRVGLLAAWSGAARAQRAEWSPAGPDGSALGLAAARRAIRVTDGTAGPAVLPLTGPAHVLEFEPPRNIAIGAETPWGVGAPLAALLPGTTTVRLAAGDLAAEHAPPAGALAGAAGRPLVLVVRDLHRHPWMAAAVRRILADRPDAVVVELGVPSIVTGRVHLATYGATRAAGRAVAEVLTGGS, encoded by the coding sequence ATGAGCGGAACGACGGACAACCTGTCCAGCCTGGCGGCGGCGGTGCTCCAACCAGGGTTCGTCGGCACCACCCGACCGCCGGACTGGCTGCGCCGGTGGCTCGGTGAAGGGCTCGGCGGGGTGGTGCTGTTCGCCCGCAACGTGGTCGACGCCGAGCAGGTCACCGCGCTGACCGACGCGATGCGGGCGGAACGGCCGGACGTGCTGGTGGCGATCGACGAGGAGGCCGGTGACGTCACCCGACTGGAATCCCGGCTGGGCAGCTCCCGCCCCGGCAACCTGGCGCTCGGCGCGGTCGACGACCCCGAGCTGACCGAGGCCGTCGCCCGGGACCTCGGCGCCGAACTGGCCGCCGCCGGCATCGCCCTGAACTACGCCCCGGACGCGGACGTCAACGCCAACCCCGACAACCCGGTAATCGGCGTACGCTCCTTCGGGGCCGAGCCGGGGCTCGTCGCCCGGCACACCGCCGCCTGGGTACGCGGCCTCCAGTCGGCCGGGGTCGCCGCCTGCGCCAAGCACTTCCCTGGGCACGGGGACACCAGCGTCGACTCGCACCTCGACGTACCCCGGATCGCGGTCTCCCGGGCCCGCCTCGACGCCTGCGAGCTGCCGCCGTTCCGGGCGGCGATCGACGCCGGGGTGCAGGCGGTGATGACCGGTCACCTGCTGGTACCGGCGATCGACGAGGAGTGGCCGGCGACGCTGAGCCGACGGGTCCTGACCGACCTGCTGCGCGAGGAGTTGGGCTTCCAGGGTGTGGTGGTGACCGACGCCATGGAGATGCGCGCCGTCGCCGACCGGTACGGCTTCGCCGGGGCGACCGTCCGGGCCCTGGTCGCCGGGGCGGACGCGATCTGTGTCGGCGGTGAGCACGCCGACGAGGTGGACGCGCTGCGGCTGCGGGACGCGATCGTCGACGCGGTACTCGCCGGGGTGCTGCCGGAGGAGCGCCTGGTCGAGGCCGCCAAGCGGGTCGGCCTGCTGGCCGCCTGGAGCGGTGCCGCCCGGGCCCAGCGCGCCGAGTGGAGCCCGGCCGGACCGGACGGTTCCGCGCTGGGGCTGGCCGCCGCGCGCCGGGCGATCCGGGTCACCGACGGTACCGCCGGCCCGGCCGTGCTGCCGCTGACCGGCCCGGCCCACGTGCTGGAGTTCGAGCCGCCCCGGAACATCGCGATCGGCGCCGAGACGCCGTGGGGAGTGGGTGCCCCGCTGGCCGCGCTGCTGCCCGGCACCACGACCGTACGGCTGGCCGCCGGTGACCTGGCCGCCGAGCACGCCCCGCCGGCCGGTGCCCTGGCCGGGGCGGCCGGGCGACCGCTGGTGCTGGTCGTCCGTGACCTGCACCGGCACCCCTGGATGGCGGCGGCGGTACGCCGGATCCTGGCCGACCGCCCGGACGCGGTGGTGGTGGAACTCGGGGTGCCCTCGATCGTCACCGGCCGGGTGCACCTGGCCACCTACGGCGCCACCCGGGCCGCCGGCCGGGCCGTCGCCGAGGTGCTGACGGGAGGGTCCTGA
- a CDS encoding sorbosone dehydrogenase family protein → MVVVVALVAAGIGVGLWRGWFADPSVSDAPRARAGTVQTLVADLEAPWGLAFLPDGSALVTERDSRRLLQVTGGEAREVARIEEAAPAGEGGLLGVAVSADHATDRWVYVYYTAADDNRVARLRLDGGSPEIVLSGIPRGSRTHNGGRIAFGPDGMLYVGTGDAGDRDAAQDRNSLAGKILRMTPDGRPAPGNPFGDTLVYSYGHRNVQGFGWHADGTMYAAEFGQNHYDELNRITPGGNYGWPEVEGDSDDSRFVAPVATWGTAEASPSGLAVVGDRVWLACLRGQRLYRIGTDGQGAEALLTGEYGRLRHVAPAPDGSLWVLTSNRDGRGSPSGDDDRILRLVP, encoded by the coding sequence CTGGTCGTGGTGGTGGCGCTGGTCGCCGCCGGGATCGGCGTCGGGCTGTGGCGCGGCTGGTTCGCCGACCCGTCGGTCTCGGACGCGCCCCGGGCCCGGGCCGGCACCGTGCAGACCCTGGTGGCCGACCTCGAAGCACCCTGGGGGCTGGCCTTCCTCCCCGACGGGTCGGCGCTGGTGACCGAGCGGGACAGCCGGCGGCTGCTCCAGGTGACCGGCGGCGAGGCCCGGGAGGTGGCCCGGATCGAGGAGGCGGCACCGGCCGGCGAGGGCGGCCTGCTCGGCGTCGCCGTCTCCGCCGACCACGCCACCGACCGCTGGGTGTACGTCTACTACACCGCCGCCGACGACAACCGGGTCGCCCGGCTGCGCCTCGACGGGGGCAGCCCGGAGATCGTGCTGAGCGGGATCCCGCGCGGCTCGCGGACCCACAACGGCGGGCGGATCGCCTTCGGCCCCGACGGGATGCTCTACGTCGGCACCGGGGACGCCGGTGACCGGGACGCCGCACAGGACCGGAACAGCCTGGCCGGCAAGATCCTGCGGATGACCCCGGACGGCCGGCCCGCCCCGGGCAACCCGTTCGGCGACACCCTGGTCTACAGCTACGGCCACCGCAACGTGCAGGGTTTCGGCTGGCACGCCGACGGGACGATGTACGCGGCCGAGTTCGGCCAGAACCACTACGACGAACTCAACCGGATCACGCCGGGCGGGAACTACGGCTGGCCGGAGGTCGAGGGCGACTCCGACGACTCCCGGTTCGTCGCACCGGTCGCCACCTGGGGTACCGCCGAGGCGTCCCCGAGTGGGCTGGCGGTGGTCGGCGACCGGGTCTGGCTCGCCTGCCTGCGCGGGCAGCGGCTCTATCGGATCGGCACCGACGGTCAGGGCGCGGAGGCGCTGCTGACCGGCGAGTACGGCCGGCTCCGGCACGTCGCCCCGGCGCCGGACGGCTCGCTGTGGGTGCTCACCTCCAACCGGGACGGGCGCGGCTCGCCCTCCGGCGACGACGACCGGATCCTGCGCCTGGTCCCCTGA
- a CDS encoding GNAT family N-acetyltransferase gives MSFLVEENPARRRFEILVDDALAGFIGYQVESGTMVLAHTEVDKQFEGKGVGSALARGTLDQLRDRGERVRVTCPFLVAYLERHPEYSSVLVDG, from the coding sequence GTGAGCTTCCTCGTCGAAGAAAATCCCGCCCGCCGCCGCTTCGAGATCCTGGTCGACGACGCCCTGGCCGGCTTCATCGGCTACCAGGTCGAGTCCGGGACCATGGTGCTGGCGCACACCGAGGTCGACAAGCAGTTCGAGGGGAAGGGGGTCGGCAGCGCGCTGGCCCGGGGCACCCTCGACCAGCTCCGCGACCGGGGCGAGCGGGTCCGGGTCACCTGCCCGTTCCTGGTCGCCTACCTCGAGCGGCATCCCGAATACTCGTCGGTGCTGGTCGACGGCTGA